One stretch of Leishmania infantum JPCM5 genome chromosome 24 DNA includes these proteins:
- a CDS encoding amastin-like surface protein-like protein — translation MGPSPHSSIHHPPTRTLAFAFACFTTNPTPYHAINTPCAVSLSPSLILQQHAANSHLNHYRSFHLYRTLFLPCYPPVHLYRPPPTSGFALRTPNLPIFRLDTYGHRIHTKMPACLAYYTGAMCFTIIHFLAWAFAFVATPTAQFQTPGHGCYTMWGYRQFCGNVPYDLTGDAAFGCARRTSTMRCGAAFGVMASVCGFAGLVSAIVLNTQIQFPVIVPFVLAAVCIPCTMISWACVASVYNLTMCGDRFGSKYPYTAGFALMVASWGLELIAVVILACTTWTRPPKEEENAADAKH, via the coding sequence ATGGGCCCTTCTCCACACTCGTCTATCCACCACCCCCCAACCCGCACCCTCGCCTTCGCCTTTGCCTGTTTCACAACAAACCCCACGCCCTACCATGCAATCAACACTCCCTGcgccgtctccctctctccttccttgATACTCCAACAGCACGCTGCTAACTCACACCTTAACCACTACCGCAGCTTTCACCTCTACCGCACTCTTTTTCTCCCCTGCTACCCTCCTGTTCATCTGTACCGACCTCCCCCGACAAGTGGATTCGCCTTGCGAACACCCAACCTCCCCATTTTCAGACTCGACACCTACGGCCAccgcatacacacaaagaTGCCCGCCTGCCTCGCCTACTACACCGGCGCGATGTGCTTCACGATCATCCACTTCCTCGCGTGGGCCTTCGCCTTCGTGGCCACCCCTACCGCGCAGTTCCAGACACCCGGGCACGGCTGCTACACCATGTGGGGCTACCGCCAGTTCTGCGGCAACGTGCCGTACGACCTCACCGGGGACGCCGCCTTTGGCTGTGCGCGCCGCACTTCCACGATGCGTTGCGGTGCTGCCTTCGGCGTCATGGCGTCCGTGTGCGGCTTCGCCGGCCTCGTATCCGCCATCGTGCTCAACACACAGATTCAGTTCCCCGTCATCGTCCCCTtcgtgctcgccgccgtctgcatCCCATGCACCATGATCTCCTGGGCCTGCGTCGCCAGCGTCTACAACTTGACCATGTGCGGCGACCGCTTTGGCAGCAAGTACCCCTACACCGCCGGCTTCGCGCTGATGGTCGCGTCCTGGGGCCTGGAGCTCATTGCCGTGGTCATACTCGCCTGCACTACCTGGACGCGCCCgccgaaggaggaggagaacgccGCTGATGCCAAACACTAG
- a CDS encoding putative DNAJ-domain protein, whose amino-acid sequence MLRRSHPWRVMTPRQALRVLSLSPTADLTPASIKKAYIRQTLQCHPDLHPNNPNANENFRNLSDAFRVALKALEAQRGGGSAAGRRSTTSGAVDLYDPQEALESLRQAMIAYHRHQQSSEAPSTPSSSSPPYGKPESHAAGAFFTPTLEDVSSVCQREAVAMRRVHTFCAELPAVLCGSHSAALFEAVAFFHTRYVESMSACVMRFAQNLPIIVRRVVKQRRRYVDNGYLAVAQGIGTGSRPRGQRIEDMAMKPLVLMGALIFDLPEGASNERRQCLGEDAVASGGGSSSTCGASRPADVRVSDELKCIIYPADSIADITAKLGRWEAASFDRLKLELAIVDVNRLMSAMLGLQDEESSGRSEAHLSVEPHLSESSAAAAMVLRTLQKLAGDLCCHFDAAVDSGAVTEAMVEAMRLQDSCDTSASVQDDIAAQSLETPALVAQCRQLAELACPTIRGNIVLTWKAVATDELVKDDAEQADVTTAPMPLVDASQTDSAGKEKGGGKVTPPFLVGRHLTCSTAETLFFSVSVTLTRDLHAFLLRLRGALKRVVQSTNQSKRTLFQLLPLRESIVKEEFTRIASDDDADTSPFRYRGPVNCFPRICNMDTHREHQLWKHLYVHREYVAKHAPAMNPLNVFYECFPYDPDAPAHRPSSLDADGNVLAGWVSGGPDGCDNVVITATQLDDPAHFTEWLEEVVEQSSLNRETEEILAKAGVGYVSRDPVLPLANYLSFVKAFAQSTAVRAVLERKDGAPHKGTATPDDIGLAIIVSPSRCDVRDGGRLFIPWYVDPAILLALLDDANTSQRLDV is encoded by the coding sequence ATGCTGCGACGAAGCCATCCATGGCGCGTCATGACACCTCgccaggcgctgcgcgtgctgtcCCTGTCCCCCACAGCGGACCTTACGCCGGCATCCATCAAGAAGGCGTACATCCGGCAAACGTTGCAGTGCCACCCCGACCTGCACCCGAACAATCCAAATGCAAACGAAAACTTTCGCAACCTCTCAGACGCCTTTCGTGTGGCGCtcaaggcgctggaggcacAGCGGGGCGGCGGGTccgcggcggggcggcgcagcaccaccagcggtgccgtcgaTCTTTACGACCCGCAGGAAGCGCTGGAGTCGCTTCGGCAGGCGATGATTGCCTACCACAGACATCAGCAGTCGAGCGAGGCGCCAtccacgccctcgtcgtcctccccACCGTACGGGAAGCCGGAGAGCCACGCCGCTGGTGCTTTCTTCACGccgacgctggaggacgtGTCATCCGTTTGTCAGCGGGAGGCGGTCGCGATGCGCCGTGTGCACACTTTCTGCGCTGAACTTCCCGCGGTGTTGTGCGGCAGCCACTCCGCGGCCCTCTTCGAGGCTGTCGCTTTCTTTCACACACGCTATGTGGAGTCGATGTCGGCGTGCGTCATGCGATTTGCACAGAATCTGCCCATCATCGTGCGCCGTGTTGTGAAGCAGCGCCGTAGGTACGTAGACAACGGGTACTTGGCGGTGGCGCAAGGCATCGGCACCGGATCTCGGCCGCGCGGGCAGCGCATTGAAGACATGGCGATGAAGCCGCTGGTGTTGATGGGTGCACTCATCTTTGATCTGCCTGAAGGGGCTTCAAatgagcggcggcagtgcctcGGCGAAGATGCGgtggcgagcggcggcggcagcagcagcacctgcggcgcGTCTCGCCCTGCCGATGTTCGTGTCTCAGACGAGCTGAAGTGTATCATCTATCCTGCGGACAGCATCGCTGACATCACAGCAAAACTCGGCAGGTGGGAAGCGGCCAGCTTTGACCGACTAAAGCTGGAGCTGGCGATCGTGGACGTGAATCGACTGATGTCGGCTATGTTGGGGCTGCAGGACGAGGAAAGCAGCGGCCGCTCCGAGGCGCACCTCTCCGTGGAGCCGCACCTgagcgagagcagcgccgccgcggcgatggTGTTGCGCACACTCCAGAAGCTTGCCGGCGATCTGTGTTGTCACTtcgacgctgccgttgacagcggcgccgttaCCGAGGCGatggtggaggcgatgcgccTGCAGGACAGTTGCGACACATCAGCCAGCGTGCAGGACGATATAGCGGCGCAGTCTCTAGAGACGCCAGCACTAGTCGCGCAGTGCCGGCAGCTAGCGGAACTGGCGTGTCCAACCATTCGTGGCAACATCGTCCTCACCTGGAAAGCAGTCGCGACGGACGAGCTGGTGAAGGATGACGCCGAACAGGCAGACGTCACaacggcgccgatgccgttAGTGGACGCATCTCAAACAGACAGCGCTGGGAAGGAGAAAGGAGGCGGTAAAGTCACACCACCCTTTCTCGTGGGGCGCCACTTGACGTGCTCCACCGCTGAGacgctcttcttctccgtgTCCGTGACGCTGACGAGAGATCTACACGCCTTCCTACTACGTCTGCGCGGCGCACTGAAGAGGGTTGTGCAGTCCACCAATCAGTCGAAGCGCACGCTCTttcagctgctgccactgcgcgAGAGCATTGTGAAAGAGGAGTTCACTCGCATAGCctccgacgacgacgccgacacgTCACCCTTCCGCTACCGTGGCCCTGTTAACTGCTTTCCACGCATCTGTAACATGGACACACACCGCGAGCACCAGCTGTGGAAACACCTCTACGTGCACCGCGAGTACGTTGCCAAGCACGCGCCCGCAATGAACCCACTCAACGTGTTCTACGAGTGCTTTCCTTACGACCCGGACGCACCGGCGCACCGGCCGAGCTCTCTCGATGCGGACGGCAACGTGCTGGCGGGGTGGGTCAGCGGCGGCCCTGACGGCTGCGACAACGTCGTCATCACAGCGACGCAACTCGACGACCCCGCGCACTTCACTGAGTGGCTAGAAGAGGTGGTGGAGCAGTCGTCGCTCAACCGCGAAACAGAAGAAATCCTGGCCAAGGCTGGCGTCGGCTACGTCAGCCGCGACCCCGTCTTGCCGCTAGCTAATTATCTCTCGTTCGTTAAGGCGTTCGCGCAGTCCACCgcggtgcgcgccgtgctggagcgcaaGGACGGTGCACCACACAAGGGTACCGCCACGCCGGATGACATTGGCCTCGCCATCATCGTCTCACCCTCGCGGTGCGACGTTCGAGACGGTGGTCGTCTTTTCATTCCGTGGTACGTCGATCCTGCAATTCTGCTGGCTCTGCTCGACGACGCCAACACCTCGCAGCGACTCGATGTGTAA